In Desulfobacterales bacterium, the sequence AAGTCCTTTGCCAGTCATTTATTGACCAAAAAAACGACCAAACGAAAACGCTCTTTGCGCAAAGGCAGAATCGTTGACAGAACCAATGCTAAGGCCATAAAATTATTGCTACCCAACGGCTAAAATTTCTAATTTCTAAATGGCTCTTTTCCCGATGAGCTTCGTTCTCCGCGATTTTCCGCCTTCAACGTACTTCAAGTACGCCGAAGGCAAAAAACCTTGTGCGGCCTTGCTCACCGAAAAAAGCCCTCATTTATAAATTAGAAATTAAACCAATATCAGAGAATTTGTGTTTCAGGTTCACTTCAGTGAAAGTGATTAGGCGCCTCGTTGAACACCTTAATGTTTAGGATCAAGATGTGAAATCCCGCCGTTACCTGGGCGGGGCTCTCGAACATGGGAGCGGCTTATAAAACCACTTTACTTTTTTATAAAAGTTAATAGTTTGACGATAGCTTTTATGATTTATCGATAGAGAGGATAAAATGAGAATCAAACGCGGCTTCAAAGCCAGAAAAAGACGGAAAAAAGTTT encodes:
- the rpmI gene encoding 50S ribosomal protein L35, translating into MPKIKTNRAAAKRFRKTGTGKIVYNKSFASHLLTKKTTKRKRSLRKGRIVDRTNAKAIKLLLPNG